In the genome of Myxococcus stipitatus, one region contains:
- a CDS encoding beta-propeller domain-containing protein codes for MRQWKRYGWVGLAAMAVVGCGDDKQPWWMENEPVRQEARLDAFSSCESLESFIEDTATKRMRAMLEASRPRGWWMGDGMPSLPNMGGQPEDDGSGSPREPDDYTGTNNQVAGVHEADFVQNDGTNLFVLSGSRLYVHRSWPAEQLTLSATMDIEGAPREMLYDKERRRLVITSQVDDGRPGRPSVWGPGIGLGLVADCAGFNCGGPQGGDTLKVTVVDVANLAAPQVARQLYLPGSYLSARRVDGAVRLVLSDDFRWPDDVRFSPEYSRELFEDRDRLDKAIDALISKNEKLIRAQSLDNWISSGRSVAADGKVTPLHRACSDFYRPNASSGLGFVTVVSLDLDAPGDGTPPGHTSVVSAPGEVYASAESLYLAVSHWWWSQPANESDHTYLHKFDIREPGRAAYVASGSVQGSLVNQFAMDEYEGVLRVATTVTTMRDFGMGNTSGPPGGGVNTVSRVVTLADRGDGLKELGRSEDLAPGERIFSARFVGKKGYVVTFLQKDPLFTFDLSDPAHPRKVGALSIPGFSTYIHPLGDTHLLTFGEDRDLDGGWTSRALKVSLFDVSDLANPKETFTHRVGTLSSYSEALYEHKAFNFFPSKGLLAVPFMDWGQGSGNYWQGFTSELRVFRVDTATGITPLGAVSMNDMYQRANVNRWTGVWTPFVRRSVMADDYVYAISDAGVRAAKAQSLQTPVATTYFQPPLH; via the coding sequence ATGCGGCAATGGAAGCGCTACGGGTGGGTAGGGCTTGCGGCGATGGCGGTCGTGGGGTGCGGCGACGACAAACAGCCCTGGTGGATGGAGAACGAGCCGGTGCGGCAGGAGGCTCGGCTGGACGCGTTCTCGAGCTGTGAGTCCTTGGAGTCCTTCATCGAGGACACGGCGACCAAGCGCATGCGCGCGATGTTGGAGGCCTCGCGCCCCCGAGGCTGGTGGATGGGCGACGGCATGCCCTCCCTCCCGAACATGGGCGGACAGCCGGAGGACGACGGCTCCGGCTCACCTCGCGAGCCCGACGACTACACGGGCACCAACAACCAGGTGGCGGGTGTCCACGAGGCGGACTTCGTCCAGAACGACGGCACCAACCTCTTCGTGCTGTCGGGCTCCCGGCTGTACGTGCACCGCTCCTGGCCCGCGGAGCAGCTCACCTTGTCCGCGACGATGGACATCGAGGGCGCGCCCCGGGAGATGCTCTACGACAAGGAGCGCCGCCGGCTGGTCATCACCTCGCAGGTGGATGACGGCCGCCCGGGACGGCCCTCGGTCTGGGGCCCTGGCATCGGGTTGGGACTGGTCGCGGACTGCGCGGGCTTCAACTGTGGCGGCCCTCAGGGGGGCGACACGCTGAAGGTCACCGTGGTGGACGTGGCGAACCTGGCGGCGCCCCAGGTGGCGCGGCAGCTGTATCTGCCGGGGTCCTATCTCAGCGCCCGGCGCGTGGATGGCGCGGTGCGGCTGGTGCTCTCCGACGACTTCCGCTGGCCCGACGACGTGCGCTTCTCCCCCGAGTACTCGCGCGAGCTGTTCGAGGACCGGGACCGCCTGGACAAGGCCATCGACGCGCTCATCTCCAAGAACGAGAAGCTCATCCGCGCCCAATCGCTCGACAACTGGATTTCCTCCGGGCGGAGCGTGGCGGCGGATGGGAAGGTGACGCCGCTGCACCGCGCGTGCTCGGACTTCTACCGGCCCAATGCCTCCAGCGGCCTGGGCTTCGTGACGGTGGTGTCGCTGGACCTGGATGCGCCAGGAGACGGGACTCCGCCGGGACACACCAGCGTGGTGTCCGCGCCTGGCGAAGTGTACGCGTCCGCCGAGTCGCTCTACCTCGCGGTGAGCCACTGGTGGTGGTCGCAGCCGGCGAACGAGTCCGACCACACGTACCTGCACAAGTTCGACATCCGTGAGCCGGGCCGCGCCGCCTATGTGGCCAGTGGCTCCGTGCAGGGCAGCCTGGTGAACCAGTTCGCGATGGACGAGTACGAAGGCGTCCTGCGCGTGGCCACCACGGTGACCACGATGAGGGACTTCGGAATGGGCAACACGTCGGGCCCTCCGGGCGGTGGGGTGAACACCGTCAGCCGCGTCGTCACCCTCGCGGACCGGGGCGACGGCTTGAAGGAGCTGGGGCGCAGCGAGGACCTGGCGCCGGGCGAGCGCATCTTCAGCGCGCGCTTCGTGGGGAAGAAGGGCTACGTCGTCACCTTCCTGCAGAAGGACCCGCTCTTCACCTTCGACCTGAGCGACCCGGCGCATCCTCGCAAGGTGGGCGCGCTGAGCATCCCGGGCTTCTCCACGTACATCCACCCGCTGGGGGACACGCACCTGCTCACCTTCGGCGAGGACCGGGACCTGGATGGCGGCTGGACCAGCCGCGCGCTGAAGGTGTCGCTCTTCGACGTGAGCGACCTGGCCAACCCCAAGGAGACCTTCACGCATCGCGTGGGGACGCTCTCCAGCTACAGCGAGGCGCTGTACGAGCACAAGGCGTTCAACTTCTTCCCGTCCAAGGGCCTCCTGGCCGTGCCGTTCATGGACTGGGGACAGGGCTCGGGGAATTACTGGCAGGGCTTCACGAGCGAGCTGCGCGTGTTCCGCGTGGACACGGCCACGGGCATCACGCCGCTGGGGGCGGTGTCGATGAACGACATGTACCAGCGCGCCAACGTGAACCGGTGGACCGGGGTCTGGACGCCCTTCGTGCGCCGCAGCGTCATGGCGGATGACTACGTGTACGCCATCTCCGACGCGGGGGTGCGCGCGGCGAAGGCGCAGTCGCTCCAGACGCCGGTGGCGACCACGTACTTCCAGCCGCCCCTGCACTGA
- a CDS encoding TIGR02266 family protein gives MNAPTSTTREPVFVVDDSRTAREVVRLHLARLGCEPVTLEGGEACLAELTRRAPMLILMDLRMERMQGDEVCRAVKSHPAGRNVPVIMFTSAGEPHEVMHCWRAGADDFLPKPVVLEALQAKLVAVRGARERSKEGPPKGRRMLLVEGGRFLHTFLGGALEQEGLHVLYARDAQDAEKLASEHAALLDGFLVDVSRSPRETLALAAKLREVHPRKPLVLLSRAEESAEVLARAQALSGAPLLEKRHLGADELLGRVLSRLVPERVPLRAAERVPFFTVVEFSPVGGGATLSGFSHDASPEGLFVRTLTPAREGTKLSLRVLLAGQRTPCSAEATVVWSNPPRLPGAFRAPAGMGLRLERMDPALTQQFVRFVPRTHGFPPPGTPRASGF, from the coding sequence ATGAATGCTCCCACTTCCACCACGCGAGAGCCTGTGTTCGTGGTGGATGACTCGCGCACGGCTCGCGAGGTGGTGCGGCTGCACCTGGCGCGGCTGGGTTGCGAGCCGGTGACGCTGGAGGGCGGCGAGGCGTGTCTGGCGGAGCTGACGCGCCGCGCGCCCATGCTCATCCTGATGGACCTGCGCATGGAGCGCATGCAGGGCGACGAGGTCTGCCGCGCGGTGAAGTCACACCCGGCAGGCCGCAACGTGCCCGTCATCATGTTCACCTCCGCGGGAGAGCCGCACGAGGTGATGCACTGCTGGCGCGCGGGCGCCGACGACTTCCTGCCCAAGCCCGTGGTGCTGGAGGCGCTGCAGGCGAAGCTCGTGGCGGTGCGAGGCGCCCGCGAGCGCTCGAAGGAGGGCCCTCCGAAGGGCCGCCGGATGCTGCTCGTGGAGGGCGGACGCTTCCTGCACACGTTCCTGGGCGGAGCGCTGGAGCAGGAGGGGCTGCACGTCCTGTACGCCCGCGACGCGCAGGACGCGGAGAAGCTCGCGAGCGAGCACGCGGCGCTGCTGGATGGCTTCCTCGTGGACGTGTCGCGGTCCCCGCGCGAGACGCTGGCCCTGGCCGCGAAGCTGCGCGAGGTCCATCCGCGCAAGCCGCTGGTGCTGCTGTCGCGCGCGGAGGAGTCAGCCGAGGTGCTGGCGCGTGCGCAGGCGCTCTCGGGCGCGCCGCTCCTGGAGAAGCGTCACCTGGGCGCGGATGAGCTCCTGGGCCGCGTGCTGTCGCGGCTGGTGCCGGAGCGGGTGCCCCTGCGCGCCGCGGAGCGCGTGCCCTTCTTCACCGTGGTGGAGTTCTCCCCGGTGGGCGGCGGCGCGACGCTGTCGGGCTTCAGCCACGACGCGAGCCCCGAGGGACTCTTCGTGCGCACCCTCACGCCGGCGCGCGAGGGCACGAAGCTGTCCCTGCGGGTGTTGCTCGCCGGACAGCGCACACCCTGCTCCGCCGAGGCCACGGTGGTCTGGTCCAATCCTCCCCGCCTCCCTGGCGCCTTCCGCGCCCCCGCGGGCATGGGCCTGCGCCTGGAGCGCATGGACCCGGCGTTGACGCAGCAGTTCGTCCGCTTCGTTCCAAGGACTCACGGTTTTCCTCCCCCCGGTACACCGCGCGCATCAGGTTTCTGA
- a CDS encoding Hsp70 family protein, protein MHDPVIGIDLGTTNSAIATVEDGRPRLIPARAGGRLTPSIVGVTKGGERIVGLQAQALAEAHPDSVVWATKRFLGRRYTPELVQQAKALVPYPLVAGPSGDVRVKLAGRVMPVTQVSAMILGELALDAQAHFGRAVTKCVITVPANFDDNQRQATREAASIAGLDVVRLVNEPTAAALAYGLSRGFEGNALVFDLGGGTFDVSILDVKSGVFEVRATGGDPRLGGEDFDQRIVQWLLAQVDEEFRQVVSHDAQSLRRLKVAAEAAKRELTENEEATISVPDLGDHSSPGKRTTTLETVLTRSFFETLSEPLSRRCLEACEGVMREAKMDPRSVDVVLLVGGMTRVPMMRRLVADFFGRAPSTDVHPDEAVALGAAVQADELLRQSGQALLLDVASQSLGVGVLGGRVKRLIGKNTGVPVVARDIFFPGTSGQSEARIPVYQGESEFQDENHKLGEVVLKSLHVAARGDVPLEVVFELSGEAILSVKATDLTTGNMETVRLEARAGLPHGEAEKLGAEQANYAKSQGVVDAKRAEETFRKLLERGEKLARLLQKSAQENPSPEAEAAVGTVQRLLDGGRTALDGKDAAKCAAIARQLTQLLSGKQEPRA, encoded by the coding sequence ATGCACGACCCCGTCATCGGCATCGACCTGGGTACCACCAACAGCGCCATCGCCACCGTCGAAGACGGACGGCCGCGCCTCATCCCCGCACGTGCGGGTGGCCGGCTCACGCCCTCCATCGTCGGCGTGACGAAGGGCGGTGAGCGCATCGTGGGCCTGCAGGCCCAGGCGCTCGCCGAGGCCCACCCCGACTCCGTGGTGTGGGCGACCAAGCGCTTCCTGGGGCGCCGCTACACGCCGGAGCTGGTGCAGCAGGCCAAGGCGCTGGTGCCCTATCCGCTCGTGGCGGGCCCCTCCGGAGACGTGCGCGTGAAGCTGGCGGGGCGGGTGATGCCCGTCACGCAGGTCTCCGCGATGATTCTGGGAGAGCTGGCGCTCGACGCGCAGGCGCACTTCGGCCGCGCCGTCACCAAGTGCGTCATCACCGTCCCCGCCAACTTCGACGACAACCAGCGGCAGGCCACGCGCGAGGCGGCCTCCATCGCCGGGTTGGACGTGGTGCGGCTGGTGAACGAGCCCACCGCGGCGGCGCTGGCGTACGGCCTGTCGCGCGGCTTCGAGGGCAACGCGCTGGTGTTCGATCTGGGCGGCGGCACCTTCGATGTGTCCATCCTCGACGTGAAGTCAGGCGTCTTCGAGGTGCGCGCCACGGGCGGCGACCCGAGGCTGGGCGGCGAGGACTTCGACCAGCGCATCGTCCAGTGGCTCCTGGCGCAGGTGGACGAGGAGTTCCGCCAGGTCGTGTCCCACGACGCGCAGAGCCTGCGCCGCTTGAAGGTGGCGGCGGAGGCGGCCAAGCGCGAGCTGACGGAGAACGAGGAGGCCACCATCTCCGTGCCGGACCTGGGGGACCACTCCTCGCCGGGCAAGCGCACCACCACGCTGGAGACGGTGCTCACGCGCTCCTTCTTCGAGACGCTCTCGGAGCCCCTGTCCCGCCGCTGCCTGGAGGCCTGCGAGGGCGTGATGCGCGAGGCGAAGATGGATCCGCGCTCCGTGGACGTGGTGCTGCTGGTGGGCGGCATGACGCGGGTGCCGATGATGCGCCGGCTGGTGGCGGACTTCTTCGGCCGCGCGCCGTCCACGGACGTGCATCCGGACGAGGCCGTGGCGCTGGGCGCGGCGGTGCAGGCCGATGAGCTCTTGCGTCAATCCGGTCAGGCGCTGCTCCTGGACGTGGCCAGCCAGAGCCTGGGCGTGGGCGTGCTGGGCGGGCGCGTGAAGCGGCTCATCGGCAAGAACACGGGCGTGCCCGTCGTCGCGCGCGACATCTTCTTCCCGGGCACCTCCGGCCAGTCCGAGGCGCGCATCCCCGTGTACCAGGGGGAGAGCGAGTTCCAGGACGAGAACCACAAGCTGGGCGAGGTGGTGCTCAAGAGCCTGCACGTGGCGGCGCGCGGAGACGTGCCCCTGGAGGTCGTCTTCGAGCTGTCCGGCGAGGCCATCCTGTCGGTGAAGGCCACCGACCTGACCACCGGCAACATGGAGACGGTGCGGCTGGAGGCGCGCGCTGGGCTGCCCCACGGCGAGGCGGAGAAGCTGGGCGCGGAGCAGGCGAACTACGCGAAGTCTCAGGGCGTGGTGGACGCGAAGCGCGCGGAGGAGACCTTCCGCAAGCTCCTGGAGCGGGGCGAGAAGCTGGCGCGGCTGCTCCAGAAGAGCGCGCAGGAGAACCCCAGTCCGGAGGCGGAGGCCGCGGTGGGCACCGTGCAGCGGTTGCTCGACGGGGGCCGCACCGCGTTGGATGGCAAGGACGCGGCGAAGTGCGCCGCCATCGCCCGGCAGCTCACGCAGCTGCTGTCCGGCAAGCAGGAGCCGCGCGCCTGA
- the atpH gene encoding ATP synthase F1 subunit delta → MVNVSIARRYARALLDVSSEAGRIDAVAEQLSAFADIVAKNPELADVLHNPAYSRSQRAQVVEGVMKLVPQMEAVLANTLRLLVDRNRLSYVPDIARVFRDMADARAGRVRGSVTSAATLSADSLAQLKQTLQKMTQREVILETRVDSSLLGGVSAQVGSILYDGSLRTQLEGMRRELKQH, encoded by the coding sequence ATGGTGAACGTCTCCATCGCCCGCCGCTACGCCCGCGCCCTCCTCGATGTCTCCTCGGAGGCGGGCCGCATCGACGCCGTCGCCGAGCAGCTGTCCGCCTTCGCCGACATCGTCGCGAAGAACCCGGAGCTGGCGGACGTCCTCCACAACCCCGCCTACTCGCGCTCCCAGCGCGCCCAGGTCGTGGAAGGGGTGATGAAGCTCGTCCCCCAGATGGAGGCCGTGCTGGCCAACACCCTGCGCCTGCTGGTGGACCGCAACCGCCTGTCCTACGTGCCGGATATCGCCCGCGTCTTCCGCGACATGGCGGATGCCCGCGCCGGACGCGTCCGCGGCAGCGTCACCTCCGCCGCCACCCTGTCGGCCGACTCCCTGGCCCAGCTCAAGCAGACGCTCCAGAAGATGACCCAGCGCGAGGTCATCCTCGAGACGCGCGTGGACTCCAGCCTGCTCGGCGGCGTCTCCGCCCAGGTCGGCAGCATCCTCTACGACGGCAGCCTCCGCACCCAGCTGGAAGGCATGCGCCGCGAGCTGAAGCAGCACTAG